One Williamsia phyllosphaerae DNA segment encodes these proteins:
- a CDS encoding siderophore-interacting protein has product MGTVFGAVVAITDLTPRLRRVVFDVPDLADLGLPDAGDDAVGIYFPSDGRNCPPAMEQRDGVWAYFDVDTAPPGRNYTVRLRGPGPRQITVDFVVHERGVASDWVRSVERGDQVVLAHARSWYRPPADTDWQLLVADLSGLPALARILDELPAGTRATAIVEVGDDSDLAYLPRREGVELVTSVGTGNGYAQSALTALVGDVVHPEGRGYCWFAGEALPSRQIRKNLRSQYGFTPAQFDIIGYWRFDSETWDRKFESMSDELVAVYERALADGKGDKVASEEFDLALERAGL; this is encoded by the coding sequence ATGGGAACCGTGTTCGGAGCCGTCGTGGCCATCACCGACCTGACCCCACGCCTGCGTCGCGTCGTGTTCGACGTGCCGGATCTCGCGGATCTGGGTCTGCCCGATGCCGGCGACGACGCGGTCGGGATCTACTTCCCGTCCGACGGGCGCAACTGCCCGCCCGCGATGGAGCAGCGTGACGGCGTGTGGGCCTACTTCGATGTCGACACCGCCCCGCCCGGCCGGAACTACACCGTGCGACTGCGCGGACCCGGCCCCCGACAGATCACCGTCGACTTCGTCGTGCACGAACGCGGGGTGGCCAGCGACTGGGTGCGGTCGGTCGAGCGCGGCGATCAGGTCGTGCTGGCGCACGCACGGAGTTGGTACCGGCCCCCGGCCGACACCGACTGGCAACTGCTGGTCGCCGACCTCTCGGGTCTGCCCGCCCTCGCCCGGATCCTCGACGAACTGCCCGCGGGAACCCGTGCGACGGCCATAGTCGAGGTGGGGGACGACTCCGATCTGGCCTATCTCCCCCGCCGCGAGGGCGTCGAGCTGGTGACGTCGGTGGGCACCGGCAACGGATACGCGCAGAGTGCGCTCACCGCCCTGGTCGGCGATGTCGTCCATCCCGAGGGCCGCGGCTACTGCTGGTTCGCCGGTGAGGCGTTGCCGTCGCGGCAGATCCGCAAGAACCTCCGCTCGCAGTACGGGTTCACCCCCGCGCAGTTCGACATCATCGGCTACTGGCGCTTCGACTCCGAGACCTGGGACCGCAAGTTCGAGTCGATGAGCGACGAGCTGGTCGCGGTCTATGAGCGCGCACTCGCCGACGGCAAGGGCGACAAGGTCGCCTCGGAGGAATTCGACCTCGCGCTCGAGCGCGCGGGTCTCTAG
- a CDS encoding acetyl-CoA C-acetyltransferase — translation MATAGTSKSTRAKSGAAKAKTVRPVAIVGGNRIPFARQDKAYAKASNQDMFTATLNGLVSRFGLQGERLGMVAGGAVLKHSRDFNLIRESVLGSALSPYTPGIDVQHACGTGLSAISLVADGIATGKYDAGIGGGVDTTSDAPIGVSEPLRKALLEVNRARSTGDRLKAIAALLPKIGIEIPKNGEPRTGMSMGDHAAITAKEFGIKRADQDALAAASHQNMAKAYDAGFFDDLITPFLGLTRDENLRPDSSVEKLAKLKPVFGVGLGDATMTAGNSTPLTDGASAVLLSSDEWAAEKNLPVLAHLVDVETAAVDYINGPDGLLMAPTYAIPRLLERNGLTLQDFDYYEIHEAFASVVLCTLAAFESDEYCKGRLGLDAALGSIDRAKLNVNGSSLAAGHPFAATGGRIVAQTAKQLHANGGGRALISICAAGGQGVTAIVEA, via the coding sequence GTGGCAACAGCAGGAACATCCAAGAGCACTCGAGCCAAGTCCGGCGCCGCCAAGGCGAAGACGGTTCGGCCGGTCGCGATCGTCGGCGGCAACCGAATCCCGTTTGCCCGCCAGGACAAGGCCTACGCCAAGGCCAGCAACCAGGACATGTTCACCGCCACCCTCAACGGCCTCGTGAGCCGTTTCGGTCTGCAGGGTGAGCGTCTGGGCATGGTCGCAGGCGGTGCCGTCCTCAAGCACTCGCGCGACTTCAACCTGATCCGCGAGTCCGTCCTCGGCTCGGCGCTGTCGCCGTACACCCCGGGCATCGACGTCCAGCACGCCTGCGGCACCGGTCTCTCGGCCATCTCGCTCGTCGCCGACGGCATCGCCACCGGCAAGTACGACGCCGGCATCGGCGGTGGCGTCGACACCACCTCCGACGCGCCCATCGGCGTCTCCGAGCCGCTGCGCAAGGCGCTGCTGGAGGTCAACCGGGCCCGCAGCACCGGCGACCGCCTCAAGGCGATCGCCGCACTGCTGCCCAAGATCGGCATCGAGATCCCCAAGAACGGCGAGCCGCGCACCGGCATGTCGATGGGCGACCACGCCGCCATCACGGCCAAGGAGTTCGGCATCAAGCGCGCCGATCAGGACGCGCTCGCCGCGGCCAGCCACCAGAACATGGCCAAGGCGTACGACGCGGGCTTCTTCGACGACCTGATCACGCCGTTCCTGGGCCTGACCCGCGACGAGAACCTGCGTCCGGACAGCTCGGTGGAGAAGCTGGCCAAGCTCAAGCCGGTCTTCGGCGTCGGACTCGGCGACGCGACCATGACCGCGGGCAACTCGACCCCGCTCACCGACGGTGCGTCGGCCGTGCTGCTGTCCAGCGACGAGTGGGCCGCGGAGAAGAACCTCCCGGTGCTCGCGCACCTGGTCGACGTCGAGACCGCCGCGGTCGACTACATCAACGGGCCCGACGGCCTGCTGATGGCGCCCACCTACGCGATCCCGCGTCTGCTCGAGCGCAACGGCCTCACGCTGCAGGACTTCGACTACTACGAGATCCACGAGGCGTTCGCATCGGTCGTGCTCTGCACGCTCGCGGCCTTCGAGTCCGACGAGTACTGCAAGGGACGTCTCGGCCTCGACGCGGCCCTGGGGTCGATCGACCGCGCCAAGCTCAACGTCAACGGCTCGTCCCTCGCGGCCGGGCACCCCTTCGCCGCGACCGGCGGACGCATCGTCGCCCAGACGGCCAAGCAGCTGCACGCCAACGGTGGCGGCCGCGCATTGATCTCGATCTGCGCCGCCGGCGGCCAGGGCGTCACCGCCATCGTCGAGGCCTGA
- a CDS encoding 3-oxoacyl-ACP reductase, translating to MANTGLYSQFVHSLPGAFIAKQAGLPVPPPLRRYKPSDPALTGPVLLGGSGRLIEPLRELLDTPDYEVIHNNVTGKSADKFGAVVLDATGITSPADLKELYEFFTPTLRSVTPSARFLVLGTTPELITDPNERIAQRALEGFTRSLGKELLKGATVQLVYVAPDAPTGLSGLESTVRFVLSAKSTFVDAQVIRIGTGEATPPANWDKPLEGRVAVVTGAARGIGATIAEVLARDGAHVIVADIPAAGEALSKTANKVKGTAFPVDVTAADAGATLAELAKERFGGIDIIVNNAGITRDKLLANMDASRWDSVIAVNLLAPQKLVDDLIAADALKSGGAVIDVSSIAGIAGNRGQTNYGTSKAGVIGLVDAYAPILAEKGITINAVAPGFIETAMTAAIPLATREAGRLMSSLQQGGQTVDVAETVAYFASPASSAVTGNVVRVCGQALLGA from the coding sequence GTGGCAAACACCGGCCTGTACTCGCAATTCGTTCATTCTCTTCCGGGCGCGTTCATCGCCAAGCAGGCGGGTCTGCCCGTGCCGCCGCCGCTGCGTCGGTACAAGCCGTCGGACCCGGCGCTGACCGGTCCGGTCCTGCTCGGCGGGTCCGGCCGGCTGATCGAGCCCCTGCGCGAGCTGCTCGACACCCCCGACTATGAGGTGATTCACAACAACGTCACCGGCAAGTCGGCCGACAAGTTCGGCGCCGTGGTCCTCGACGCCACCGGCATCACCTCCCCGGCCGACCTCAAGGAGCTCTACGAGTTCTTCACACCGACGCTGCGGTCGGTCACCCCGTCCGCACGCTTCCTGGTGCTGGGAACCACGCCCGAGCTGATCACCGACCCGAACGAGCGCATCGCGCAGCGCGCACTCGAGGGCTTCACCCGCTCGCTGGGCAAGGAGCTGCTCAAGGGCGCCACCGTGCAGCTCGTCTACGTCGCCCCCGACGCCCCGACCGGTCTGTCCGGCCTGGAGTCGACCGTCCGCTTCGTCCTCTCGGCCAAGTCGACCTTCGTCGACGCGCAGGTCATCCGCATCGGGACCGGTGAGGCCACCCCGCCCGCGAACTGGGACAAGCCCCTCGAAGGCCGCGTCGCCGTCGTCACCGGTGCCGCACGCGGTATCGGCGCGACCATCGCCGAGGTCCTGGCCCGCGACGGTGCCCACGTCATCGTCGCCGACATCCCCGCCGCCGGTGAGGCGCTGTCGAAGACCGCGAACAAGGTCAAGGGGACCGCGTTCCCGGTCGACGTCACCGCCGCCGATGCGGGCGCGACCCTGGCCGAGCTGGCCAAGGAGCGCTTCGGTGGCATCGACATCATCGTCAACAACGCGGGCATCACGCGCGACAAGCTGCTCGCCAACATGGACGCCTCCCGCTGGGACTCGGTCATCGCCGTGAACCTGCTGGCACCGCAGAAGCTGGTCGACGACCTCATCGCCGCCGACGCGTTGAAGTCCGGTGGCGCGGTCATCGACGTCTCGTCGATCGCCGGCATCGCGGGCAACCGCGGCCAGACCAACTACGGCACCTCGAAGGCCGGCGTCATCGGGCTGGTCGACGCCTACGCGCCGATCCTGGCCGAGAAGGGCATCACCATCAACGCGGTGGCCCCGGGCTTCATCGAGACCGCCATGACCGCCGCGATCCCGCTGGCCACCCGTGAGGCGGGCCGCCTGATGAGCTCGCTGCAGCAGGGCGGTCAGACCGTCGACGTCGCCGAGACCGTGGCGTACTTCGCGAGCCCGGCGTCGTCGGCCGTGACCGGCAACGTGGTCCGCGTGTGCGGCCAGGCCCTGCTGGGTGCCTGA
- a CDS encoding MaoC family dehydratase — protein MATVALTRLPATSDVYRSAVLGMLPGIGKSGPVRPDASLPDTTYTVSNLTTDADQVRAYCSATGLQFGEFLPLTFPFVAQFPLMMQTMVAKAFPFGAVGSVHLENRIHRLRPISIGEPLSIATHAEKLREHRKGILVDVVSRISVGTELVTEQVSTLLSQQRTSLSDGERSAPPKDHRPPAPDVSLAVDLGRIRAYAGASGDRNPIHMANLTAKAFGFPRAIAHGMWTAAAILGSIEAHLPDDVVYEAKFGKPILLPAKVNGYVDAVGDGYDVSVLNRSKGYPHLTGTLRGA, from the coding sequence ATGGCAACCGTCGCGCTCACGCGCCTCCCCGCGACCTCGGACGTCTACCGCAGCGCCGTGTTGGGAATGCTCCCCGGCATCGGCAAGAGCGGCCCGGTGCGTCCCGACGCATCGCTGCCCGACACCACCTACACGGTGTCGAACCTGACCACCGACGCCGACCAGGTCCGCGCGTACTGCTCGGCCACCGGTCTGCAGTTCGGTGAGTTCCTGCCGCTGACGTTCCCGTTCGTCGCACAGTTCCCGCTGATGATGCAGACGATGGTCGCCAAGGCTTTTCCGTTCGGCGCGGTCGGTTCGGTGCATCTGGAGAACCGCATCCACCGGCTGCGCCCGATCTCGATCGGTGAGCCGCTGTCCATCGCCACGCACGCGGAGAAGTTGCGCGAGCACCGCAAGGGCATCCTCGTCGACGTGGTCAGCCGCATCAGCGTGGGTACCGAGTTGGTGACCGAGCAGGTCTCGACGCTGCTCAGCCAGCAGCGCACGAGCCTGTCCGACGGCGAGCGTTCCGCGCCGCCGAAGGATCATCGTCCGCCGGCACCGGATGTCTCCCTCGCGGTCGACCTGGGGCGCATCCGCGCCTACGCCGGGGCCAGCGGTGACAGGAACCCGATCCACATGGCGAACCTGACCGCGAAGGCGTTCGGTTTCCCCCGTGCCATCGCGCACGGGATGTGGACCGCAGCAGCAATTCTGGGCAGCATCGAGGCGCACCTGCCCGACGATGTCGTCTACGAGGCGAAGTTCGGCAAGCCGATCCTGTTGCCCGCCAAGGTCAACGGATACGTCGACGCGGTCGGTGACGGCTATGACGTGTCGGTTCTCAACCGCAGCAAGGGCTACCCGCACCTGACCGGCACCCTGCGCGGCGCCTGA
- a CDS encoding CsbD family protein encodes MAADFIDKAQNKAQEVAGEAKKAVGDATDNDDLKAEGTADKAGAKTKQAGAKVSDAAEDAKDAAADVADEAKDKAEDVASDVKAQAKDVKAKAEDAAQDAKEQAKDVAQDAKVKADEVADKAKDAAADAKAQAKDVAQNAEKKANEVADKVASNIRSIDSNDVEKAATNPAVIAGIVAVIAGIIAAIVIKRR; translated from the coding sequence ATGGCTGCAGATTTCATCGACAAGGCACAGAACAAGGCGCAGGAAGTCGCCGGCGAGGCCAAGAAGGCGGTCGGTGACGCCACCGACAACGACGACCTCAAGGCCGAGGGCACCGCCGACAAGGCCGGCGCCAAGACCAAGCAGGCCGGCGCCAAGGTTTCCGACGCCGCCGAGGATGCCAAGGACGCCGCCGCCGACGTCGCCGACGAGGCGAAGGACAAGGCCGAAGATGTCGCGTCTGACGTGAAGGCTCAGGCCAAGGATGTCAAAGCCAAGGCCGAAGACGCCGCGCAGGACGCCAAGGAGCAGGCGAAGGACGTCGCCCAGGACGCGAAGGTCAAGGCAGACGAGGTCGCAGACAAGGCCAAGGACGCCGCCGCCGACGCGAAGGCCCAGGCCAAGGACGTCGCGCAGAACGCCGAGAAGAAGGCGAACGAGGTGGCCGACAAGGTCGCGTCGAACATCCGCAGCATCGACAGCAATGACGTCGAGAAGGCCGCGACCAACCCGGCGGTCATCGCGGGCATCGTGGCGGTCATCGCCGGCATCATCGCGGCGATCGTGATCAAGCGCCGCTGA
- a CDS encoding aldo/keto reductase, whose amino-acid sequence MRKTTLGDLEVGRIGLGAMGMSHGYGGSGDNDAGSIRTIHRAIDLGVTLIDTAEVYGPYINEELVGEALKGHRDKVVLATKFGLIKHSEGDEAGLDSSPANVAAAVEGSLRRLGVDHIDLLYQHRVDPTVPIEDTVGAMAELVTAGKVRNLGLSEAAAATIRRAHAVHPISALQSEYSLFTRDPEDGVLAVLAELGIGFVPYSPLGRGFLTGQIRSADQIGENDMRSDNPRFVGENFARNLELVGVVEAVAEEVGATSGQVALAWLLSRGEHIVPIPGTKRIARVEENVGADAISLSAEQLERLDSLPPAAGDHHNEAQMRMIER is encoded by the coding sequence ATGCGAAAAACCACTCTCGGCGATCTCGAAGTAGGACGAATCGGACTCGGCGCCATGGGGATGTCCCACGGTTACGGCGGATCCGGCGACAACGACGCCGGATCGATCCGCACCATCCATCGCGCGATCGATCTCGGTGTCACCCTGATCGACACGGCCGAGGTGTACGGACCGTACATCAACGAGGAACTGGTCGGAGAGGCGCTGAAGGGTCACCGCGACAAGGTGGTCCTTGCGACCAAATTCGGACTGATCAAGCATTCCGAGGGCGACGAGGCCGGCCTGGACAGCAGCCCGGCCAACGTGGCGGCCGCGGTGGAGGGTTCGCTTCGTCGCCTCGGCGTCGACCACATCGACCTGCTCTACCAACACCGCGTCGACCCGACCGTGCCGATCGAGGACACCGTCGGCGCCATGGCGGAACTGGTGACCGCAGGCAAGGTGCGCAACCTCGGGTTGTCCGAGGCCGCGGCAGCCACGATCCGCCGCGCCCACGCCGTTCACCCGATCAGTGCATTGCAGTCGGAGTACTCGTTGTTCACCCGCGACCCCGAGGACGGCGTCCTGGCCGTGTTGGCCGAGCTCGGGATCGGTTTCGTCCCGTATTCGCCGTTGGGCCGAGGGTTCCTGACCGGCCAGATCCGTTCGGCGGACCAGATCGGCGAGAACGACATGCGATCGGACAACCCACGCTTCGTCGGCGAGAACTTCGCCCGCAACCTCGAGCTCGTCGGCGTCGTCGAGGCCGTGGCAGAGGAAGTCGGTGCGACGAGTGGCCAGGTCGCGCTCGCGTGGCTGCTGTCCCGTGGTGAACACATCGTCCCCATCCCGGGTACCAAGCGCATTGCACGCGTCGAGGAGAACGTCGGCGCAGACGCGATCTCGTTGTCTGCCGAACAGCTCGAACGACTCGACTCGCTCCCGCCTGCCGCCGGTGACCACCACAACGAAGCACAGATGCGGATGATCGAGCGCTGA
- a CDS encoding alpha/beta fold hydrolase → MIDGGRAEQKDAPEQFAHVGDIRLCHQVFGAEGDPTVVLIMGLGLDMLWWRDEFCEDLVGRGFRVIRFDNRDVGRSTHLSGPAPTAWQYLRRSAPVTYSLEDMADDTAGLIRAVAPRGAHIVGVSLGSFIAQQTAIRHPDLTRSLVSIMGRPGDRRNGKSSKRYLLSGLRAPKPDPVDEMVAAFERIGSRDRTEADENDVRTIMPRSLARSGGDDTGSGRQIAAIFAEADRTRGLRDLRIPALVIHGDADRVIAPSGGRATAAAIPSAELLTIPGMGHDLARRHWDVVLDGIEATVRRAEATTSA, encoded by the coding sequence ATGATTGACGGGGGTCGGGCGGAGCAGAAGGATGCGCCGGAGCAGTTCGCGCACGTCGGCGACATCCGACTGTGCCACCAGGTCTTCGGTGCCGAGGGCGACCCGACCGTCGTGCTGATCATGGGTCTCGGGCTCGACATGCTGTGGTGGCGCGACGAGTTCTGCGAGGACCTGGTCGGCCGCGGCTTCCGCGTCATCCGGTTCGACAACCGTGACGTCGGCCGTTCGACACATCTGTCCGGCCCGGCGCCCACCGCGTGGCAGTACCTCCGCCGGTCGGCGCCGGTGACCTACTCACTCGAGGACATGGCCGACGACACCGCGGGGCTCATCCGGGCGGTCGCACCCCGCGGCGCCCACATCGTGGGCGTCTCGCTGGGCTCGTTCATCGCCCAGCAGACCGCGATCCGGCATCCCGACCTGACACGATCGCTCGTCTCGATCATGGGCCGCCCGGGTGATCGTCGAAACGGGAAGTCGTCCAAGCGCTATCTGCTGTCCGGGCTGCGGGCCCCGAAACCCGACCCGGTCGACGAGATGGTCGCTGCGTTCGAGCGGATCGGATCCCGCGACCGGACCGAGGCCGACGAGAACGACGTCCGCACGATCATGCCGCGCTCGCTGGCCCGATCAGGCGGCGACGACACCGGTTCCGGGCGGCAGATCGCGGCGATCTTCGCCGAGGCCGACCGCACCCGCGGCCTCCGGGACCTGCGGATCCCGGCCCTGGTGATCCACGGCGACGCCGACCGGGTCATCGCCCCGTCCGGCGGACGGGCCACCGCGGCCGCGATACCGAGCGCCGAGTTGTTGACGATCCCGGGGATGGGCCACGATCTGGCCCGGCGGCACTGGGACGTCGTGCTCGACGGGATCGAGGCCACGGTCCGCCGCGCGGAGGCGACGACCTCAGCCTGA
- a CDS encoding MarR family winged helix-turn-helix transcriptional regulator — MAADMRALAAASEQLGRVFAGRHELGANDFQALLRIMVADVEGTPLTVGRLGSSLGMSSAAMTYLVERMISSGHIRREHDPGDRRRVILRYDDHGMEVAREFFGPLGELTRGALADVDEADLATAHRVFGILIDAVRTYEQRLASG, encoded by the coding sequence ATGGCGGCGGACATGCGTGCCCTGGCGGCCGCGTCCGAGCAGTTGGGTCGGGTCTTCGCGGGCCGGCACGAGCTCGGGGCCAACGATTTCCAGGCCTTGCTGCGGATCATGGTGGCCGACGTCGAGGGAACGCCGTTGACGGTCGGTCGGCTGGGCAGCTCGCTGGGGATGTCGTCGGCGGCCATGACCTACCTCGTCGAGCGCATGATCAGCTCGGGGCACATCCGCCGCGAGCACGATCCGGGCGATCGTCGTCGGGTGATCCTGCGCTACGACGACCACGGTATGGAGGTCGCGCGAGAGTTCTTCGGTCCGCTCGGCGAACTGACCCGTGGTGCGCTCGCCGACGTCGACGAGGCCGATCTCGCGACCGCCCATCGGGTGTTCGGGATCCTGATCGACGCGGTGCGCACGTACGAACAGCGCCTGGCCTCAGGCTGA
- a CDS encoding MMPL family transporter yields MTVVGENGSGDDSPVSLPDSAQSAQIDDVLAAFPDADVTPAILVVDRPDGAALTDTDRSAIDEARTRMLAVDRALPASEDPTEGPTVVVAPDNKAALATVGVSSSLSGFGLRDTVDELRDAADAGLPSDLQTHVTGGPAFAADIANSFSGANVTLLAVTALVVALLLIATYRSPILWLVPLIVVGLADRIASSAGTALASATGLSFDGSTSGITSVLVFGAGTNYALLLISRYREELRRFPDHRDALRAAVRRAGPAIVASNLTVVLALLILLLAALPSTRSLGAFAAVGLLIAAVFVLFVLPPALGLFGRKLFWPFIPRAGTDSDHDTVERGVWHRVASGVVGHPVRAAIAAFALLIVCAAGLFGTSIGLSQTEQFRVSADSVVGFDVLDQHFPAGQSDPTTVTASTAVAGQVDAAITGAPGVESVRQTGTSETGQTRWSVVLTSPPASSGAFETIESIRSTLSGIDSADALVGGSDAQALDTRDAAGDDRLLLIPLILAVVLAVLFALLRAVLAPLVLIAVTVSSTVAALGLGSWVSEHVFGFPALDNNVVLFAFLFLVALGVDYTIFLVTRAREESAGHRIGTAMIRAVSATGGVITSAGIVLAAVFCVLGILPLITLTQLGIIVGLGILLDTFVVRTVVVPALFTLIGERIWWPSHPADSTALQDNGTTVR; encoded by the coding sequence ATGACCGTCGTCGGCGAGAACGGTTCCGGCGACGACTCCCCGGTGTCGCTGCCCGACTCGGCACAGTCGGCACAGATCGACGACGTCCTCGCCGCGTTCCCCGACGCCGACGTCACCCCGGCCATCCTCGTGGTCGACCGACCGGACGGTGCCGCGCTCACCGACACCGACCGCTCGGCGATCGACGAGGCGCGGACGCGGATGCTCGCCGTCGATCGCGCCCTTCCCGCGAGCGAGGACCCCACCGAGGGCCCGACCGTCGTCGTCGCGCCGGACAACAAGGCCGCCCTCGCCACCGTCGGCGTCTCCTCGTCACTGAGCGGGTTCGGCCTGCGCGACACCGTCGACGAGTTGCGCGACGCCGCCGACGCCGGACTGCCCTCGGACCTGCAGACCCACGTCACCGGCGGCCCCGCGTTCGCGGCGGACATCGCCAACTCGTTCTCCGGCGCCAACGTCACACTGCTCGCGGTCACGGCCCTCGTCGTCGCACTGCTGCTGATCGCGACCTACCGCTCCCCCATCCTGTGGCTGGTCCCACTGATCGTGGTCGGTCTCGCCGACCGCATCGCCAGCTCCGCGGGAACCGCACTCGCCAGCGCCACCGGCCTGAGTTTCGACGGTTCGACGTCGGGGATCACCAGTGTCCTGGTCTTCGGCGCGGGTACCAACTACGCGCTGCTGCTGATCTCGCGATATCGAGAAGAGTTGCGGCGCTTCCCCGATCACCGCGACGCGTTGCGCGCAGCGGTCCGACGGGCGGGTCCGGCCATCGTCGCCAGCAACCTCACTGTGGTCCTCGCCCTGCTCATCCTGCTACTCGCCGCGCTGCCGAGCACCCGCAGCCTCGGCGCCTTCGCCGCGGTCGGACTGCTCATCGCGGCGGTGTTCGTCCTGTTCGTGCTGCCGCCTGCGCTGGGCTTATTCGGTCGAAAGTTGTTCTGGCCGTTCATCCCGCGCGCCGGCACCGACTCCGATCACGACACCGTCGAGCGCGGCGTGTGGCATCGGGTCGCGTCCGGCGTGGTCGGCCACCCCGTCCGGGCGGCGATCGCGGCGTTCGCACTGCTGATCGTCTGCGCCGCCGGCCTGTTCGGTACCTCGATCGGGTTGTCGCAGACCGAGCAGTTCCGGGTCAGCGCGGATTCGGTCGTCGGCTTCGACGTGCTCGACCAGCACTTCCCCGCCGGTCAGTCCGACCCGACGACCGTGACCGCGTCCACCGCGGTGGCCGGTCAGGTCGACGCGGCGATCACCGGAGCCCCGGGAGTCGAATCGGTCCGACAGACCGGCACCTCCGAGACCGGCCAGACCCGGTGGAGCGTCGTCCTGACCTCACCCCCGGCATCGAGCGGCGCGTTCGAGACGATCGAGTCCATCCGGTCCACCCTGTCCGGCATCGACTCGGCCGACGCGCTGGTCGGCGGCAGCGACGCCCAGGCTCTCGACACCCGCGACGCCGCGGGCGACGACCGACTGCTGCTGATCCCGTTGATCCTCGCCGTCGTCCTGGCCGTCCTGTTCGCGTTGCTGCGAGCCGTCCTCGCGCCCCTCGTCCTCATCGCCGTCACCGTGTCGAGCACCGTCGCCGCGTTGGGTCTGGGCAGCTGGGTCAGCGAGCACGTCTTCGGCTTCCCCGCCCTGGACAACAACGTCGTCCTGTTCGCGTTCCTGTTCCTGGTCGCACTCGGCGTCGACTACACGATCTTCCTGGTCACCCGCGCGCGTGAGGAGAGCGCCGGACACCGCATCGGGACGGCGATGATCCGTGCCGTCTCCGCGACCGGTGGTGTCATCACCAGCGCAGGCATCGTGCTGGCCGCGGTGTTCTGTGTGTTGGGAATCCTGCCGCTCATCACGCTGACCCAACTCGGGATCATCGTGGGTCTGGGAATCCTGTTGGACACGTTCGTGGTTCGAACGGTCGTGGTCCCGGCCCTGTTCACGCTGATCGGTGAGCGGATCTGGTGGCCGAGTCACCCTGCGGACTCGACGGCTCTACAGGACAACGGTACGACAGTTCGTTAA
- a CDS encoding glycosyltransferase family 2 protein translates to MDALTVMIPARNAERTVEQAIRSVARSLDRDGRVLVVDDASEDDTAAVVHRVARRDRRVGLLDVGGKRLGVTGAANALLDAAETPLVARMDADDVSLPWRFRSQLSLMHRHDLDLVFSPALFIGPGRFSAAPQPLLGADPRSLTYELLLNCAVMQPSLTGRRSAILDAGGYRTVPAEDWDLWMRLALNGTRMGRTSLPSVAYRRHAAQTSSQESYKQAVSADAPTAHVHRDLCRATLGREYRAYAALTGPGAPPDEVADAEQLIDDVAAHASEFPLAERISIRSTAHGLRLRLRGRYPTA, encoded by the coding sequence ATGGACGCACTGACTGTGATGATCCCCGCCCGCAACGCCGAGCGCACCGTCGAACAGGCGATCCGGTCGGTGGCCCGGTCACTCGACCGCGACGGGCGGGTCCTGGTCGTCGATGACGCCAGCGAGGACGACACGGCGGCCGTGGTGCACCGCGTCGCCCGGCGGGATCGACGGGTCGGCCTCCTCGACGTAGGCGGGAAGCGCCTCGGCGTGACCGGTGCCGCCAACGCCCTGCTCGACGCGGCCGAGACCCCGTTGGTGGCGCGGATGGACGCCGACGACGTGAGTCTCCCCTGGCGGTTCCGGTCCCAACTGTCGCTGATGCACCGACACGATCTCGACCTGGTGTTCTCGCCCGCGCTGTTCATCGGCCCCGGACGGTTCAGCGCCGCACCGCAGCCCCTGCTCGGCGCCGACCCACGCTCGCTCACCTACGAGCTGCTGCTGAACTGCGCGGTCATGCAACCGTCGCTCACCGGTCGGCGCAGCGCGATCCTCGACGCCGGCGGCTATCGAACCGTGCCGGCCGAGGACTGGGATCTCTGGATGCGACTGGCGCTCAACGGGACCCGGATGGGCCGTACGTCACTCCCGTCGGTGGCCTACCGCAGGCACGCCGCCCAGACGTCATCGCAGGAGTCGTACAAGCAGGCCGTGTCCGCGGACGCTCCGACCGCGCACGTCCACCGGGATCTGTGCCGGGCGACGCTCGGTCGTGAGTACCGCGCCTACGCCGCGCTGACCGGGCCCGGCGCACCCCCGGACGAGGTCGCCGACGCGGAACAGCTCATCGACGACGTGGCGGCGCACGCATCGGAATTCCCTCTGGCCGAGCGGATCTCGATCCGATCGACCGCACACGGCCTCCGACTCCGCCTGCGCGGGCGCTACCCGACGGCCTGA